The DNA window TGTACAGAGGGACAAATCGAGCTTTATGTCATTCAGCAAATTGGCCTTTTTTAACAGTTCTTACGGTAATGTAATAAAGGCAAAAATGTTTGGAAGTTCAAGCTTActtcttttaaattattattgaagccttaattatttaggtaggtactatgttcTGAACAAGATCCGTTTGTGGCGTGTATTGTATTGCTTCTTCTGCAGTATAGAAGCAAGCCTAGCAGAGCCTAGCCTTTTACTTAGTTATATGTAATATAAAATCTACTACTCTAGCTTACCATTGTTATTTCTGGAAACAATGCGCTGAGATTAAAGTTAGCACGAGAAGCTACTGGAAAGCTTGATAAAGATCTATCAGTGTTTGTTCCTGCATTTTGTATGTTCGATTGCATTATATGGCTGTTAAAAAAATCTGGCTGATATTGTGTCGGCATTTGATTTCCGACATAGTTCGTGAATGGTAGCTCTTCTGACATTAAATTTTGATGTCTTTTAACTGGGGCTTTATTTTGCCAAAGCAAATTATTTTCATTCCACTCTTCAACTTCGTTCGCTAGTTTTGTTCTCTTACTTTGATACTTCTTGCTGGATTCTTTTTTGGAACATTCTAACTTATGTTTTGGTGCGGATTCTCTTCTTGAACTCTTATAATTAGTTGGTTCTTTATCTTGTTGGAATGTACTGGcattgtttttcatttttatttcattatactTCTGGTTTGAGTAATTACATTCTGCTACTTGATTATAATCTACGAACTCACTAGAAAATGAGCCACCTGCATAATTGCCAGCCATTAAATTACTACTTCCAGGcataaaatttgaataaaatgaatTCGATATTGTATTTGTGGTGGAATTGTACAAACTTGTTCCTGAAAATTGCTGTCCTGCGTAGTTATTATCTGAATAGTCAAGAATCGGAGGAAAATGTGATACTTGGGCCACTCCACTATCGTGTGCCACATTAAAGTCATTATATTTCTGTGAAGTTCCCATGAACTTTGTATTATTGTTGTCTTGTAATTTTTGACTGCACGTTGTGCCACCGCGTATTAACGCCTCGGctgaataattatttttctgcGCTTTGGCATTCTTATCTGGTTTATTATTAGGCTTAGATTTAGTTTGCGAAAATtggtttatattttcatatggGTGGGAAACTTTTGAATCATTAAAACCATAACAGATTTGTGGGTGGGTTTCTAAACGTGCGGGCATAGTTTTTCTGTTCGTTTCATTTACGACATGAGAtaagttttgttttgatttttgtgGTTCGTTCATCGGACCGTTAGTCCGAGAAGGCATAATATTATCGTTTGAACGATTCATTAATTGAGTAACAGAGAGAAAATTACCACAAGTTTGTAAGTCAGTATGTGGTAAGATCCTATTTCCAATTTCACTCTTCTTTTTGTCATGTGGGCCTAAAGCTAAATCTCCGACCAAAGTAGGCAGATTTATTGGAGGGGGTTCTATACTAATTTCAGTAGTTCCAGCTGGCCGTGCAGTAGGCCATACTTGAAGTTCTTCATGATTTGACTGAGTTGGAAAATTATGCATATTAATAGGAAAATAACAACTATCACTTTGGGGTAGTTTTTTGGTAACTTGATCTATTTGAGAATAAGGTATTTTGACAGGCTCTTTTAAATTGGTATGATTTTGGTTGCAATTATTTTGCAAAGGTCTTATTTCTGATGTCATCCAATTTATATGCATTTTATTTGgagatttttttgtatatttttcaaCTATGTGCTGATCTACAATAGGCGACGATTTTACTATATTAGGAGTATTATCTGTCATATTTTTGTTATCAAATTGTTTTGCTACAATcgtttttgcatttatatttgGATGTAAATTTTCTGGAGAGAAAAAGTTTTGTTGCTTTGGAATAAAATTCCTTGACACGTTACTATTAGTGTATATAGACGAAACATCTTCTGGCCATAAATTAGTACTTTGAGAGTAAAGGCTTGTGATTTGTTCAGGAAAAGTACTTGCTTTACTTACTGGGTTCTTTTTGTTTGAATTTGTTACTAAAGGTACATGGAATTCTGGATTAAATGGATTATAAGCTGTCGAAAACGGCGTAGCAGCAGTTGTTAGAATGTTATCTTTGTGAAACGTGTTTGCACCAGTTGTACAGTTAACAAAGTCGAAACTTTTATGAGACCAACCTAAATCAATATCATATGTTAACCTTGAGGAGTTAATTTTCATTAGGTTGTCCTCTACATTTGAATAATCAGACTTATTTTTACCAGAGTAATTGTCCATAGCACATGGATATAATCCTAAACTATTAAAT is part of the Maniola hyperantus chromosome 3, iAphHyp1.2, whole genome shotgun sequence genome and encodes:
- the LOC117996149 gene encoding homeobox-like protein HDP1; translation: MEPSSTNKQRTPSRCREWERQRRIKFNDAISKLGEIVKSINRANNDEEADNVQYPKIEIVQKAIICLTNCVQEKTKLKADILALEIKLETIEKHKNNKNDVSIQVTLGINKKIPHCKCVKVMNQSTKTDNCRETTTTNLKQTGKKTKIINRCPPKLPKLLPITNLKKEGTIVMLPATPYIFPQRPVLFPQAPTFVLVDTNLQPLNKQATIPIINRNSNDITKTTMVNVLPISAYSHPLSAKTKKSNPKSRNNTNKKCVKRVKFNGSNDKKEEYADSKEKPTEELADKNDDMSSNDKKVSAAETVIETSKGTVINEKSKNLESDKLASSNETITTTNKINIKTKNDSNVTLDNTLDDLTGSPKCAGPSIIKSNKGTIIATLPNCTAATEKVINTITMQEANTKCTKIPPDKNIVESENKNKENKMQTIIDATICEHVVDAGNARLELAEELLAASPTAAFLMSFPLVSGNRADSPAEEAPSTTNVKETNRRNETPTQQISYFDKSNLELKNKTSSKSQNTTTTATTTTTTSNTVVDKAIEQQKYENNKSMNLKPTVTVTVTNENPFLNLPLPSIVPSSCTLTDSTFGLDFDCNVTKTVTSQPTTYSTTNNIFYKSDPFNSVKSTIYSTSSISSGHEFNSLGLYPCAMDNYSGKNKSDYSNVEDNLMKINSSRLTYDIDLGWSHKSFDFVNCTTGANTFHKDNILTTAATPFSTAYNPFNPEFHVPLVTNSNKKNPVSKASTFPEQITSLYSQSTNLWPEDVSSIYTNSNVSRNFIPKQQNFFSPENLHPNINAKTIVAKQFDNKNMTDNTPNIVKSSPIVDQHIVEKYTKKSPNKMHINWMTSEIRPLQNNCNQNHTNLKEPVKIPYSQIDQVTKKLPQSDSCYFPINMHNFPTQSNHEELQVWPTARPAGTTEISIEPPPINLPTLVGDLALGPHDKKKSEIGNRILPHTDLQTCGNFLSVTQLMNRSNDNIMPSRTNGPMNEPQKSKQNLSHVVNETNRKTMPARLETHPQICYGFNDSKVSHPYENINQFSQTKSKPNNKPDKNAKAQKNNYSAEALIRGGTTCSQKLQDNNNTKFMGTSQKYNDFNVAHDSGVAQVSHFPPILDYSDNNYAGQQFSGTSLYNSTTNTISNSFYSNFMPGSSNLMAGNYAGGSFSSEFVDYNQVAECNYSNQKYNEIKMKNNASTFQQDKEPTNYKSSRRESAPKHKLECSKKESSKKYQSKRTKLANEVEEWNENNLLWQNKAPVKRHQNLMSEELPFTNYVGNQMPTQYQPDFFNSHIMQSNIQNAGTNTDRSLSSFPVASRANFNLSALFPEITMKVQ